From Deferribacter autotrophicus, the proteins below share one genomic window:
- a CDS encoding efflux RND transporter permease subunit, with translation MSNSWIEKILKRPYYIISLLGFFVFLGLYGYNSIDRKLFPDSNRPEIAVVVVWPGAGAKDIASNISVPVEEELYTLDKVRRVYSTTIDEVSVIRAEFEYEKDIDSAASDVANAISKIRSLLPPDIKEPQIHKITAATAPVVTIGVSSNKVSLEDVREIAENEIKNILIKIKGVANVDVFGGYKKEVLVEVNKSLVDRYGITLYQVLAALSKNDRDYAIGFIDVPRGRFLLKSRGKRETLQAIKQLPITENIRLKDVAKVYYGHYDNTALYYGNGKPAIALAVQRSIDADVIKTIENVEKKLKSIKASYQGLTFEITDTQKDTIKQSITNMFESLRDAIIMSTIVAFFFLASFRQVLVVLFTIPLVYAATIAMMYLFGIEFSVVTLTAIILALGLLLDDAVVVMENIERHYKELKKPINKAVLEGTKEIMFADLSGTITTMAALFPIMFVGDYPQTIFRPLVSTLLIALAASYVISITTVPLLSLKFLAIKSSWVLKAEALFSKITDGFNNSAKSFFAKLAKSAMGSKPLTVIYFVVLIGLFFVSVRLVMPLVGQELMPPMDTGIVKIDITVDPNLSIQKSEEILKKVDKAIYDSGKVFRISASVGSEPGVLSVGSGSGIDHISITATYVNRFERKEDIWDIEKRLREKIEQIPNIKYFTVFDYGATALSSIRGNVDVMLSSDSFEKLQEASNILLKVLANTKGLVNVAKTWDLDKTVYKLVIDEQQSAFYGVNADDITNQISMILKGIPAASRTVQNSRDMNVRIWSSDRDNMLELLKTVLIDTPKGKIPLLTLAKFEKVKEPSQITREGLEYTVDVYGFREKAAISHIMQNFNKAFNGVRLPDNVKLTQTGDIAQFKDSAKRMIKAVFFGICLIFLTLVPMFNSFRSPLLIIFSIPLTIVGASWILLMLGYHTSMPAMMGFILLSGIIVNNAILLIEFALLGMKKGLSAKEAMLESIKIRTRPVLMTAFATTAGMLPVALGWAIGLERLAPLGAVAIGGLMVGTFLTLVFIPIVFVWIYRKKTTINF, from the coding sequence ATGAGTAACAGCTGGATCGAAAAAATATTAAAACGACCTTATTATATTATTTCCTTATTAGGTTTTTTTGTTTTTCTCGGTTTATATGGGTATAATTCTATCGATAGAAAGTTATTCCCTGATTCAAATCGCCCTGAAATTGCTGTTGTAGTTGTTTGGCCAGGAGCTGGAGCCAAAGATATTGCTTCCAATATATCAGTACCTGTGGAAGAAGAGCTGTATACTTTAGATAAGGTACGTAGGGTTTATTCGACGACTATAGATGAAGTGAGTGTAATTAGAGCAGAATTTGAGTATGAAAAAGATATAGACAGTGCTGCCTCAGATGTTGCAAATGCTATTTCTAAAATACGATCTTTGTTGCCTCCAGATATTAAAGAACCACAGATTCATAAAATAACTGCTGCTACAGCTCCTGTTGTAACTATTGGTGTTTCCTCTAATAAAGTATCATTGGAAGATGTCAGAGAAATAGCCGAAAATGAAATAAAGAATATTTTGATAAAGATAAAAGGTGTTGCAAATGTAGATGTATTTGGTGGTTACAAAAAAGAGGTATTGGTAGAAGTCAATAAATCTCTTGTAGATAGATATGGAATAACTCTTTATCAAGTTTTAGCAGCATTATCGAAGAATGATCGGGATTATGCTATAGGTTTTATTGATGTACCTCGAGGAAGATTTTTGCTTAAATCCAGAGGTAAAAGGGAAACATTGCAAGCGATTAAACAACTTCCTATTACTGAAAATATCCGTTTAAAAGATGTGGCAAAAGTTTATTATGGGCATTATGATAATACGGCTCTTTACTATGGAAATGGTAAACCTGCTATTGCTTTGGCAGTGCAACGTTCAATTGATGCCGATGTCATCAAAACAATCGAAAACGTGGAGAAAAAATTAAAAAGTATAAAAGCATCTTATCAAGGACTCACTTTTGAGATAACCGATACTCAAAAAGATACGATTAAGCAGAGTATTACAAATATGTTTGAATCGCTTCGTGATGCCATTATTATGTCCACCATTGTAGCATTTTTCTTTTTGGCTTCTTTCAGGCAGGTCCTGGTAGTACTTTTTACAATTCCTCTTGTCTATGCTGCAACAATTGCAATGATGTATCTGTTTGGTATTGAATTTAGTGTGGTTACACTTACAGCAATCATCCTTGCTTTGGGGCTTTTACTTGATGACGCTGTTGTGGTTATGGAAAATATTGAGCGCCATTACAAAGAGCTTAAAAAGCCAATAAATAAAGCGGTCTTGGAAGGTACTAAAGAGATAATGTTTGCTGATCTTTCAGGGACTATTACCACTATGGCTGCATTATTTCCAATCATGTTTGTAGGGGATTATCCACAGACTATTTTCAGACCGCTGGTATCAACTCTGCTCATAGCACTTGCGGCTTCTTATGTTATATCTATTACAACCGTTCCACTTTTGAGCCTAAAATTTTTGGCTATAAAATCATCCTGGGTATTAAAAGCAGAAGCACTGTTTTCTAAAATAACAGATGGCTTTAATAATTCTGCTAAAAGTTTTTTTGCTAAATTAGCTAAATCAGCCATGGGAAGTAAACCGCTAACCGTTATTTATTTTGTAGTACTGATAGGACTTTTTTTTGTAAGTGTCAGGCTGGTCATGCCTCTGGTTGGGCAGGAATTGATGCCTCCAATGGATACGGGAATCGTAAAAATTGATATTACCGTTGATCCCAATCTTTCCATTCAAAAAAGTGAAGAAATTTTGAAAAAGGTTGATAAAGCTATCTATGATAGTGGAAAAGTATTTCGGATTTCAGCGAGTGTTGGTAGTGAACCTGGAGTACTTAGTGTTGGAAGTGGAAGCGGGATAGACCATATTTCCATTACAGCCACTTATGTAAATAGATTTGAAAGAAAAGAAGATATTTGGGATATTGAAAAGAGGTTGAGAGAAAAAATCGAACAAATCCCAAATATAAAATATTTTACTGTTTTTGATTATGGAGCAACAGCACTTTCCAGTATTAGAGGGAATGTTGATGTAATGTTAAGCAGCGATAGCTTTGAGAAACTTCAAGAGGCTTCAAATATTCTTCTAAAAGTGCTTGCAAACACCAAAGGACTAGTCAATGTGGCAAAAACTTGGGATTTGGACAAGACGGTTTACAAGCTTGTTATTGACGAACAGCAATCTGCATTTTACGGGGTAAATGCAGATGATATTACAAATCAGATTAGTATGATTTTGAAAGGTATTCCTGCTGCCTCCAGAACCGTTCAAAACTCACGGGATATGAATGTACGTATCTGGAGTAGTGACAGGGATAACATGTTAGAATTATTGAAAACTGTACTTATTGATACCCCAAAAGGGAAAATTCCTCTATTAACATTAGCAAAGTTTGAAAAAGTTAAAGAGCCTAGTCAGATTACAAGAGAAGGGCTTGAATATACAGTTGATGTTTACGGATTTAGAGAAAAAGCTGCAATTTCACATATTATGCAAAATTTTAATAAAGCTTTTAATGGAGTAAGATTACCTGACAATGTTAAATTAACTCAAACTGGAGATATAGCTCAATTCAAAGATTCTGCAAAAAGGATGATAAAAGCGGTGTTTTTTGGTATATGTTTAATTTTTTTAACTCTTGTGCCAATGTTCAATTCATTTCGATCACCTCTCTTAATAATTTTTTCAATACCTTTGACAATTGTTGGGGCAAGTTGGATACTTCTAATGCTCGGTTATCATACTTCCATGCCGGCGATGATGGGGTTTATCCTTTTAAGTGGTATTATTGTAAACAATGCAATACTTCTCATAGAATTTGCACTGTTAGGTATGAAAAAAGGTTTAAGTGCCAAAGAGGCAATGTTAGAAAGTATCAAAATCAGGACAAGACCTGTTCTTATGACTGCATTTGCCACTACGGCAGGTATGCTTCCTGTTGCGCTTGGTTGGGCGATAGGTCTTGAACGCCTTGCACCTCTTGGAGCAGTTGCTATAGGTGGACTTATGGTTGGGACCTTTTTAACTCTTGTATTTATACCTATAGTTTTTGTTTGGATTTATAGAAAAAAAACAACCATTAATTTTTAA
- a CDS encoding efflux RND transporter periplasmic adaptor subunit, with translation MKKILSLIIIILIVAGGVFLIKKRKQQLASLQPPPAKTITVETVHPKNMHIEEIRQFLGNYYSIQHPVIASKVSGFIKKLYVVDGEKVKKGQLLVKIDDKEIVESINAQKAAIRALIQSIESLKVNLKALESDFLYARDAYERNKELYKVDALSKEKLDFSRVAMELKLAKLKSTQKSIEAKKEELKSLKAQLLSKENQLKYTSIKSPIDGVVGRVVLREGDLAVPGKQILTLYGMKKRVEFSFSQNMLGKIKKGKKAYLLGKQAEITKVLPVAFKFLAVAYIDLDTTLPLPENSNIKIGVVIKEATGSTVPVNALLEKEDGVYLFVYNGGRFTPTKVQILSQNDKYAVVSPDINKPVAIGSSDKLSRLFVITNAKAVNNE, from the coding sequence ATGAAAAAAATTCTTTCTCTGATTATTATTATTTTGATTGTTGCAGGTGGTGTATTTCTTATCAAGAAAAGAAAGCAGCAGTTGGCATCTCTACAGCCTCCTCCAGCTAAAACGATTACTGTGGAAACTGTTCATCCTAAAAATATGCATATTGAGGAGATAAGGCAATTTTTGGGAAATTATTATTCCATCCAGCATCCTGTAATTGCTTCAAAAGTAAGTGGATTTATTAAAAAATTATATGTGGTGGATGGAGAAAAGGTTAAAAAAGGACAACTTCTTGTCAAAATTGATGATAAAGAGATTGTAGAATCTATAAATGCACAAAAAGCTGCAATAAGAGCTTTAATCCAGTCAATAGAATCTTTAAAAGTAAATTTAAAGGCTCTTGAAAGTGATTTTTTATATGCCAGAGATGCTTATGAAAGAAATAAGGAACTTTATAAAGTAGATGCACTTTCCAAAGAGAAGCTCGATTTTTCACGTGTGGCGATGGAATTGAAGCTTGCTAAATTGAAATCAACTCAAAAAAGTATAGAAGCGAAAAAAGAGGAATTAAAGTCCTTAAAAGCACAGCTTTTGTCTAAGGAAAATCAGTTGAAATATACATCCATCAAATCCCCTATAGATGGAGTTGTGGGCAGAGTTGTATTGAGAGAGGGGGATTTGGCCGTACCTGGCAAACAGATTTTGACATTGTATGGTATGAAAAAAAGAGTAGAGTTTTCGTTTTCTCAAAATATGCTTGGAAAAATAAAAAAAGGGAAGAAAGCCTATCTTTTAGGTAAGCAGGCTGAGATAACAAAAGTTTTACCTGTTGCATTTAAATTTTTGGCGGTTGCTTACATTGATCTGGATACAACTTTACCATTGCCTGAAAATAGCAATATAAAAATTGGAGTTGTTATTAAAGAAGCTACGGGGAGTACGGTTCCTGTAAATGCATTACTTGAAAAGGAAGATGGAGTTTATCTTTTTGTTTATAATGGTGGAAGATTTACTCCCACAAAAGTACAAATTCTTTCTCAAAATGACAAATATGCAGTGGTGTCTCCGGATATAAATAAACCGGTGGCAATTGGAAGTAGTGATAAATTATCCAGACTTTTTGTGATTACAAATGCAAAGGCTGTAAACAATGAGTAA
- a CDS encoding TolC family protein produces MFKNFLLIFFLFTAVVIVPLYAITLDEAIEIALKNSPEFLIQKQRLLEAKEEKKAKKAINYGKISALGSYTRYNLPRTLAPIVPPISPDVITSKDITSAGIVYDVLLFNGFADITAVKIADLSENTSKIKLNITKEQLIFNVKSLYFKILAMESQKEAALTYYKALKILYDNVAKEVALGKKAKIDLLKVAADLENASFNMENIKNSIDSLKAMLAALIGVDEIEDVAPVNDDEKINNFIDVKDTYKYKLSEIEVRKSKKALKKSKSLYYPKIGFSAYYGNNYAKGEKEELWQAGITVNWLLFDFGSRKSQLQKAKISHMNAILQLKKTELELKSFIIDAQNKIATAVEKVKSVKRQLEFLSKVKEAEKIKYEKGASNMYDLLFAYAKYQDAKSNYIDALYNLRIQKAYLNYLLAGEK; encoded by the coding sequence ATGTTTAAAAATTTTCTATTAATTTTTTTTCTTTTTACTGCTGTCGTGATAGTTCCTTTGTATGCAATTACTTTGGATGAAGCGATAGAGATTGCCCTGAAAAATAGTCCTGAATTTCTGATACAAAAACAAAGACTTCTTGAAGCAAAAGAGGAAAAAAAAGCAAAAAAAGCCATAAATTATGGGAAAATCAGTGCCTTAGGAAGTTATACCAGATATAATTTACCTCGTACTTTAGCGCCTATTGTACCTCCTATAAGTCCTGATGTAATTACGAGTAAAGATATAACTAGTGCAGGGATAGTTTATGATGTACTTCTTTTTAATGGTTTTGCAGATATAACAGCAGTAAAAATTGCCGATTTGAGTGAGAATACGTCTAAAATAAAACTTAATATTACAAAAGAGCAGTTAATTTTTAATGTGAAATCTCTTTATTTTAAGATTTTGGCTATGGAAAGTCAAAAGGAAGCAGCTTTGACTTATTATAAAGCATTAAAAATCTTATATGACAATGTTGCGAAAGAAGTGGCTCTTGGGAAAAAAGCAAAAATCGATCTTTTAAAAGTCGCTGCCGATCTTGAAAATGCTTCATTTAATATGGAGAATATTAAAAACTCCATTGACTCTTTGAAAGCAATGCTTGCTGCATTGATTGGTGTTGATGAGATAGAAGATGTTGCCCCTGTGAACGATGATGAGAAAATTAATAATTTTATAGATGTAAAAGATACTTATAAATACAAACTTTCTGAGATTGAAGTTAGAAAATCGAAAAAGGCATTAAAGAAGTCAAAATCTCTCTATTATCCTAAGATTGGGTTTAGTGCTTATTATGGAAACAATTATGCAAAAGGTGAAAAAGAAGAATTATGGCAAGCAGGAATTACTGTAAATTGGTTATTATTTGATTTTGGTAGCAGAAAATCTCAACTACAAAAAGCGAAAATCTCTCATATGAATGCCATACTTCAGCTTAAAAAAACAGAATTAGAACTTAAAAGCTTTATAATTGATGCACAAAATAAAATTGCTACAGCAGTTGAAAAAGTGAAATCTGTTAAACGGCAACTGGAATTTTTATCAAAAGTCAAAGAAGCAGAAAAAATCAAATATGAAAAGGGTGCTTCAAATATGTATGACCTTTTATTCGCTTATGCAAAATATCAGGATGCAAAAAGTAATTATATTGATGCGTTGTATAATCTTAGGATACAGAAAGCTTATCTTAATTATTTGTTGGCGGGTGAAAAATGA